The Salvelinus sp. IW2-2015 linkage group LG31, ASM291031v2, whole genome shotgun sequence genome window below encodes:
- the LOC111955665 gene encoding cell adhesion molecule CEACAM20, translated as MDLFNFRSLVILLSAVGCCNGQSVLPAGPLEGVQGKNVTFKTLIMPTDVGDFITVSWNFNGGSGLVPVVTSAPKGETVGAGYAGRVSLNSSTGVLKLGPLTAKDSGDYAVTMVTSAAVQXTGVTALKVLEPVTVVTIKSNLNEAVEFNSTVVLTCSAKGSFLMYKWLNGTAPLVADGNHVTLSANETVLTVAGVFRKDLVGPIYCTASNKLESDSSAPFNLTVSYGPENIAMTVTPTAEVQKKGSNITLTCSAQSSPAAVIQWIHNGVPLNVMGPKLVLDNIAEAQSGNYSCMASNAKTLRYLESTTAKFTVVEAISGTKITGPNGTLVAGNSTATLSCQASAGTAGTRVWLKNGVALSPSNRVVVSPDKSSVTIKPVQKEDSGEYQCKLTNAVNTDSASLKIGVNFGPEAVSVKGDSAVEVKDRVTLKCTSVSLPAAXYTWKFNGTLTDVMTAEYIIEAAVYKNTGIYTCEASNAVTGLSNAVAHKLSVKEEGTLDNGLSGGQITGIIIGVIIALGAIIGVVLHMRRKKRQGNSSY; from the exons ATGGATTTGTTTAATTTTAGGTCGCTTGTCATTTTGCTGTCAGCAGTTG GATGCTGCAACGGGCAGAGCGTACTTCCAGCAGGCCCGTTGGAGGGAGTACAGGGAAAGAACGTCACGTTCAAAACCCTCATCATGCCCACAGATGTAGGCGACTTTATCACAGTATCTTGGAATTTCAACGGTGGTAGTGGACTTGTACCTGTTGTCACTTCTGCGCCCAAAGGAGAGACAGTTGGCGCTGGCTACGCAGGAAGAGTGTCACTGAATTCATCCACCGGTGTATTGAAGCTGGGACCCTTGACCGCGAAGGATAGCGGGGACTATGCGGTGACCATGGTCACAAGTGCTGCAGTACAGRGCACAGGTGTAACGGCGCTCAAAGTTCTAG aACCGGTCACCGTCGTGACCATCAAGTCCAACCTGAATGAAGCGGTCGAGTTCAACAGCACTGTGGTCTTGACCTGTTCGGCCAAAGGCTCCTTCCTCATGTACAAGTGGCTCAACGGCACCGCGCCACTGGTCGCCGACGGGAATCATGTGACGTTGAGTGCAAACGAAACAGTGCTAACTGTGGCTGGAGTGTTCAGGAAGGATCTGGTCGGACCCATCTACTGCACAGCCTCCAACAAATTAGAGAGCGATAGCAGTGCCCCCTTCAACCTCACTGTCAGCT ATGGGCCAGAAAACATCGCCATGACAGTCACCCCCACGGCTGAGGTCCAAAAGAAGGGTTCCAACATTACATTGACCTGCTCAGCCCAGTCTAGCCCTGCGGCTGTGATTCAGTGGATCCACAATGGAGTCCCGCTCAATGTGATGGGCCCCAAGCTGGTACTGGACAACATTGCCGAGGCACAGAGTGGAAACTACTCCTGCATGGCCAGCAATGCCAAAACCTTGCGATACCTGGAATCCACCACAGCCAAGTTCACTGTAGTAG AGGCCATATCCGGCACTAAGATCACAGGCCCCAATGGAACGCTCGTTGCAGGTAACAGTACYGCCACCCTGAGCTGCCAGGCAAGTGCCGGCACCGCCGGCACCCGAGTGTGGCTGAAGAATGGCGTGGCACTGTCTCCTAGCAACAGGGTCGTGGTCTCGCCAGACAAGAGCTCGGTCACGATCAAGCCAGTGCAGAAGGAGGACAGTGGGGAGTACCAGTGCAAGCTGACCAATGCTGTGAACACAGACTCTGCCAGTCTCAAGATAGGAGTCAACT TTGGTCCTGAGGCTGTGTCGGTGAAGGGGGATAGTGCCGTAGAGGTGAAAGACCGTGTCACGCTGAAGTGTACCTCAGTCTCCCTCCCTGCTGCCARCTACACCTGGAAGTTCAACGGGACGCTGACCGACGTGATGACAGCCGAGTACATCATCGAAGCCGCTGTGTACAAGAACACTGGGATTTATACTTGTGAAGCCAGCAACGCCGTCACCGGGTTGAGCAATGCCGTTGCCCACAAGCTGTCTGTCAAAG